A portion of the Lolium rigidum isolate FL_2022 chromosome 1, APGP_CSIRO_Lrig_0.1, whole genome shotgun sequence genome contains these proteins:
- the LOC124674078 gene encoding activator of 90 kDa heat shock protein ATPase homolog isoform X2, whose amino-acid sequence MAKFGEGDARWIVQERPDGANVHNWHWAERDCLEWSRARLSALLAGLPVLSGEGGLTLRTTTLDKLDGEAYVNIRKGKVIPGYELSLTLSWEAEATSESGVAKVTGAAEVPYLADENADEDPELRITVRGDDSPLARRAKDAFIARGKPLVLEKIREYVATMSKGGPAKDELDAKKIPTKAAAATGGAAAAPASAVKELAAPAPAPAAKEKKAKGKDKDGFKTIEMTEKFNCRSKDIYEILMDENRWKGFTQSNTRISKEVGGQFSLFDGSITGVNEELQEGKLIVQKWRFGSWADGVHSTVRMVFDEPESGVTIIKLKQTDVPVEDRYGNSTVVENTERGWTELIFQRIRAVFGFGM is encoded by the exons ATGGCGAAGTTCGGCGAGGGCGACGCCCGGTGGATCGTGCAGGAGCGCCCCGACGGCGCCAACGTCCACAACTGGCACTGGGCGGAGCGCGACTGCCTGGAGTGGTCCCGCGCGCGGCTCTCCGCCCTGCTCGCCGGCCTCCCCGTCCTATCCGGCGAGGGCGGCCTCACCCTCCGCACCACCACCCTCGACAAGCTCGACGGCGAGGCCTACGTCAACATCCGCAAGGGCAAGGTCATCCCCGGGTACGAGCTCTCCCTCACGCTCTCCTGGGAGGCCGAGGCCACCTCCGAATCGGGGGTCGCCAAGGTCACCGGCGCCGCCGAGGTCCCCTACCTCGCCGACGAGAACGCCGACGAGGATCCCGAGCTCCGCATCACTGTCCGCGGCGACGACAGCCCCCTCGCGCGCCGTGCCAAGGATGCCTTCATCGCCCGCGGCAAGCCTCTGGTCCTTGAGAAGATCCGGGAGTATGTGGCCACCATGTCGAAGGGCGGCCCCGCCAAGGACGAGCTAGATGCTAAGAAGATCCCCACCAAGGCGGCCGCGGCGACCGGTGGCGCTGCTGCCGCCCCTGCTTCCGCGGTGAAGGAGCTAGCCGCGCCCGCTCCAGCGCCAGCTGCTAAGGAGAAGAAGGCGAAGGGGAAGGACAAGGACGGATTCAAAACTATCGAGATGACAGAGAAGTTCAACTGCCGCTCCAAGGAC ATTTATGAGATCTTGATGGATGAGAACAGATGGAAGGGTTTCACGCAGAGCAACACGAGGATCAGCAAGGAGGTTGGTGGCCAGTTTAGCCTCTTTGATGGATCCATCACCGGCGTCAATGAGGAGCTGCAGGAAGGGAAGCTGATCGTGCAGAAGTGGCGGTTTggaagctgggctgatggcgtacATTCTACA GTCaggatggtgtttgatgagcctgAATCAGGAGTTACGATCATAAAGCTTAAACAAACTGATGTGCCAGTTGAAGACAG GTATGGAAACTCCACTGTGGTGGAGAACACTGAGAGAGGCTGGACAGAGCTCATCTTTCAGAGGATACGCGCAGTGTTCGGTTTTGGGATGTAA
- the LOC124674078 gene encoding activator of 90 kDa heat shock protein ATPase homolog isoform X1 produces MAKFGEGDARWIVQERPDGANVHNWHWAERDCLEWSRARLSALLAGLPVLSGEGGLTLRTTTLDKLDGEAYVNIRKGKVIPGYELSLTLSWEAEATSESGVAKVTGAAEVPYLADENADEDPELRITVRGDDSPLARRAKDAFIARGKPLVLEKIREYVATMSKGGPAKDELDAKKIPTKAAAATGGAAAAPASAVKELAAPAPAPAAKEKKAKGKDKDGFKTIEMTEKFNCRSKDIYEILMDENRWKGFTQSNTRISKEVGGQFSLFDGSITGVNEELQEGKLIVQKWRFGSWADGVHSTVRMVFDEPESGVTIIKLKQTDVPVEDRYGNSTVVENTERGWTELIFQRIRAVFGFGM; encoded by the exons ATGGCGAAGTTCGGCGAGGGCGACGCCCGGTGGATCGTGCAGGAGCGCCCCGACGGCGCCAACGTCCACAACTGGCACTGGGCGGAGCGCGACTGCCTGGAGTGGTCCCGCGCGCGGCTCTCCGCCCTGCTCGCCGGCCTCCCCGTCCTATCCGGCGAGGGCGGCCTCACCCTCCGCACCACCACCCTCGACAAGCTCGACGGCGAGGCCTACGTCAACATCCGCAAGGGCAAGGTCATCCCCGGGTACGAGCTCTCCCTCACGCTCTCCTGGGAGGCCGAGGCCACCTCCGAATCGGGGGTCGCCAAGGTCACCGGCGCCGCCGAGGTCCCCTACCTCGCCGACGAGAACGCCGACGAGGATCCCGAGCTCCGCATCACTGTCCGCGGCGACGACAGCCCCCTCGCGCGCCGTGCCAAGGATGCCTTCATCGCCCGCGGCAAGCCTCTGGTCCTTGAGAAGATCCGGGAGTATGTGGCCACCATGTCGAAGGGCGGCCCCGCCAAGGACGAGCTAGATGCTAAGAAGATCCCCACCAAGGCGGCCGCGGCGACCGGTGGCGCTGCTGCCGCCCCTGCTTCCGCGGTGAAGGAGCTAGCCGCGCCCGCTCCAGCGCCAGCTGCTAAGGAGAAGAAGGCGAAGGGGAAGGACAAGGACGGATTCAAAACTATCGAGATGACAGAGAAGTTCAACTGCCGCTCCAAGGACATTTATGAGATCTTGATGGATGAGAACAGATGGAAGGGTTTCACGCAGAGCAACACGAGGATCAGCAAGGAGGTTGGTGGCCAGTTTAGCCTCTTTGATGGATCCATCACCGGCGTCAATGAGGAGCTGCAGGAAGGGAAGCTGATCGTGCAGAAGTGGCGGTTTgggagctgggctgatggcgtacATTCTACA GTCaggatggtgtttgatgagcctgAGTCAGGAGTTACGATCATAAAGCTTAAACAAACTGATGTGCCAGTTGAAGACAG GTATGGAAACTCCACTGTggtggagaacaccgagagaggctGGACAGAGCTCATCTTTCAGAGGATACGCGCAGTGTTCGGTTTTGGGATGTAA